Proteins encoded in a region of the Vicia villosa cultivar HV-30 ecotype Madison, WI linkage group LG5, Vvil1.0, whole genome shotgun sequence genome:
- the LOC131603900 gene encoding proline-rich extensin-like protein EPR1: protein MAGKQASGEVLPVNLAGMSKNQLYDIMSQMKNLIEQNQKQARQILIQNPMLTKSLFQAQIMLGMVQSPQAVPKAQPVVPQNIQQTVQPTQQPSVQPAPLLPGKGGTQDQAGVSHTHIPPRKHQNQPSVPVSYSTVPATSHQSQPMAAHSMQMPQHPKGHLTPQVAPATVPQSSQLPKIPPPSVHSSSQPHHPTQMPTASSQQPLQTPGFPHMPMQPPLPPQLRPPSVQTFHPQYPPQMGANLGFQHAGGASHNHPQPMYHPGAKPPSNVGSAFPLGQAPLQNPQSSQSPYQVGNMPFGSDFGSQAGNAMQIDRGSSWMPGPSENLPQHSGPPGPPSMVSGQMGAANQSLRPPALTPDMEKALLQQVMSLTPEQINLLPPEQRNQVLQLQLMLRK, encoded by the exons ATGGCCGGAAAACAGGCGAGCGGCGAGGTTTTACCGGTGAACCTCGCCGGAATGTCAAAGAATCAACTTTACGATATCATGTCTCAGATGAAG AATCTGATCGAGCAGAACCAGAAACAAGCTAGGCAGATTCTCATTCAAAACCCTATGTTGACAAAATCACTTTTTCAG GCACAAATCATGCTTGGAATGGTGCAGTCGCCACAAGCG GTTCCGAAAGCTCAGCCAGTGGTTCCGCAGAACATTCAGCAGACAGTACAGCCAACACAACAGCCAAGCGTTCAGCCTGCCCCATTATTGCCTGGAAAGGGTGGCACACAGGATCAAGCAGGTGTATCTCACACTCATATTCCTCCGAGGAAACACCAAAACCAGCCTTCAGTGCCAGTTTCTTATTCTACTGTTCCTGCAACGAGTCATCAGTCTCAGCCCATGGCTGCACATTCTATGCAGATGCCACAACATCCCAAAGGACATCTGACACCGCAAGTGGCTCCGGCAACTGTTCCACAATCATCACAACTTCCAAAGATACCTCCACCCTCTGTTCATTCATCTTCACAGCCACATCATCCAACACAAATGCCAACTGCCTCTAGTCAGCAACCATTGCAGACACCTGGATTTCCACATATGCCTATGCAACCACCACTGCCACCACAGCTCAGACCACCTTCAGTGCAAACCTTCCATCCCCAATATCCCCCACAAATGGGTGCAAACTTAGGCTTTCAACATGCTGGTGGTGCTTCTCACAATCATCCGCAACCCATGTATCAT CCTGGTGCAAAACCTCCTTCTAATGTTGGATCTGCGTTCCCACTGGGGCAGGCACCACTACAAAATCCGCAATCATCTCAGTCACCTTATCAG GTTGGAAATATGCCTTTCGGGTCTGATTTTGGCAGTCAAGctggaaatgcaatgcaaattgATAGAGGGTCTTCTTGGATGCCTGGTCCTTCAGAAAATCTACCACAGCATTCTGGTCCTCCGGGACCACCATCTATGGTTTCTGGTCAGATGGGTGCTGCTAATCAGTCTCTTCGGCCTCCTGCG TTGACCCCAGATATGGAGAAGGCATTGCTTCAGCAGGTCATGAGTCTCACACCGGAGCAGAtaaatcttctgcctccagaacaAAGAAATCAAGTGTTGCAACTGCAGCTGATGTTGCGTAAATGA
- the LOC131603902 gene encoding CRM-domain containing factor CFM3, chloroplastic/mitochondrial-like — protein sequence MKLSSTLNLNPLTFQSKFKFTLSILNSFSFSSLSNHDTTQCNRNFNNNAIDRILLRIRTLSELSNHHHDEPTRTLPPHQFLQRQWLCSDDAIFPSENNEERVLKKKKKKNEVMAQCLAEEELNRLRTIGMHLKEKISIPKSGLTRPVLHKIHHQWNNNELVKLKFHEFLSQNMNLAHNIVQRRTGGIVIWRSGSVMWVYRGDNYQGPTTNTKHNSKSESVVWNQQQHDNMTPEEMEFNRMLDGLGPRFVDWWGTGILPVDADLLSPIVPGYTTPLRLLPTKMHPRLTNDEHAKMLKLAKALPCHFALGRNRNLQGLACAILKLWEKSLVAKIAVKLGVQNTNNELMALELKKLTGGTLLLRNKYYIVIYRGKDFVPANVAAILSERQQLMKQVQDVQKKVRCRAIDVTGENEINTQAGLSYEFNEAQAFRGGEVSPVECEKMMKEAAEASNVRLMKKMERKLVVIHEEADVKIDASLVPASPDNRREKITDEERVMFRVVGLKMKVYLQLGTRVVFDGVIENMHLHWRHRELVKLITREKNLAFVEEIAGLLEYKSGGILAAIDRLPKGFSLIYYRGKSYRRPITLRPRNPLMKAKALQCSTSMQRHESEDEGLSSR from the exons ATGAAGCTATCATCAACACTGAATTTGAACCCTCTCACTTTTCAATCCAAATTCAAATTCACACTTTCCATTCTCaactctttttctttctcttctctctccaACCACGATACCACCCAATGCAAtcgcaatttcaacaacaacgcCATCGACAGAATCCTTCTCCGCATTCGCACTTTATCCGAACTTTCCAATCATCATCACGATGAACCTACCCGAACCCTACCGCCACATCAATTTTTGCAGCGACAATGGCTTTGCTCCGATGACGCGATTTTTCCATCGGAGAACAACGAAGAAAGGgtattgaagaagaaaaagaagaagaacgaAGTGATGGCACAGTGTTTGGCGGAAGAAGAACTGAATCGATTGCGAACAATCGGAATGCATCTGAAGGAGAAAATTAGTATCCCTAAATCTGGTCTCACGCGTCCCGTCCTACACAAAATTCATCATCAGTGGAACAATAATGAGTTGGTGAAGctcaagtttcatgagtttctttCTCAGAATATGAACCTTGCTCATAACATCGTTCAG CGTCGAACCGGAGGAATAGTTATATGGAGGTCAGGAAGTGTTATGTGGGTGTATCGCGGAGACAACTATCAAGGGCCAACAACCAATACCAAACATAATTCAAAGAGTGAATCGGTTGTGTGGAATCAACAACAGCATGATAACATGACGCCCGAGGAGATGGAGTTTAACCGGATGCTTGATGGTTTGGGTCCTCGTTTTGTTGATTGGTGGGGTACAGGAATACTTCCTGTTGATGCCGATTTGCTTTCCCCTATAGTTCCTGGTTACACAACACCTCTTAGGCTTCTTCCCACCAAAATGCATCCGCGACTCACCAACGACGAGCACGCAAAAATGCTGAAACTTGCCAAAGCTCTTCCTTGTCATTTTGCCTTGG GGAGAAATAGAAATCTTCAAGGTCTAGCATGTGCTATTCTTAAGCTTTGGGAGAAAAGTTTGGTTGCAAAGATTGCTGTCAAGCTTGGTGTCCAGAATACCAACAATGAACTGATGGCTCTGGAGTTGAAG AAATTAACAGGAGGTACCTTGCTGCTAAGGAATAAATATTACATTGTAATATATCGCGGGAAGGATTTCGTTCCAGCTAATGTGGCTGCCATTTTATCGGAAAGACAGCAATTGATGAAACAGGTGCAGGATGTTCAGAAGAAGGTGCGATGCAGAGCTATTGATGTAACTGGGGAAAATGAAATAAATACCCAAGCAGGATTGTCATATGAGTTCAATGAGGCTCAAGCATTCCGGGGAGGGGAAGTATCACCTGTAGAATGTGAGAAGATGATGAAAGAGGCTGCTGAAGCGAGTAATGTTAGGCTTATGAAAAAAATGGAACGCAAACTAGTTGTT ATACATGAAGAGGCCGATGTCAAAATAGATGCATCTCTGGTTCCAGCTAGTCCTGATAATAGGAGGGAAAAAATCACAGATGAAGAACGTGTTATGTTCCGTGTGGTTGGTTTAAAAATGAAGGTGTACTTACAACTTG GTACACGTGTTGTTTTTGATGGTGTCATTGAGAATATGCATTTGCATTGGAGGCATCGAGAGCTTGTTAAATTAATAACAAGAGAAAAAAACCTTGCTTTTGTTGAAGAAATAGCTGGTTTACTGGAATACAAGAGTGGTGGTATACTGGCAGCAATAGACAGACTTCCCAAAggattttctcttatttactATCGTGGGAAAAGTTATAGGCGGCCAATTACTCTCCGACCTAGAAACCCTTTAATGAAGGCAAAAGCATTGCAGTGTTCAACATCCATGCAACGACACGAG AGTGAGGATGAAGGCTTATCATCTAGGTGA